A genomic window from Salvia splendens isolate huo1 chromosome 11, SspV2, whole genome shotgun sequence includes:
- the LOC121754075 gene encoding transcription factor MYB106-like, which yields MVRSNGHEKTELKKGPWTREEDQKLLAHIEEHGHGSWRALPAKAGLQRCGKSCRLRWTNYLRPDIKRGKFSSQEEKAIIRLHALLGNRWSAIATHLPKRTDNEIKNYWNTRLKKRLTRMGIDPATHKPKENLGGSAQSRQAAVVSHMAQWETARLEAEARLVRESKLLSKLQLLYKIAAPVPPQQAPAPVCLDVLKAWEASNGGGSLFMHDSPTSTLNLGRVNEYVRERGNLMQENSCLNSINNVEGSMDATLLSSDCYNSSYAGEFEDNKYYWNELLNLVSSPVESPAF from the exons ATGGTGAGATCCAACGGCCATGAGAAGACAGAGTTGAAGAAAGGTCCATGGACTCGTGAGGAGGATCAGAAGCTTCTTGCTCATATTGAAGAACATGGCCATGGAAGCTGGCGTGCCCTCCCTGCAAAAGCTg GGTTACAAAGATGTGGGAAGAGTTGTAGATTGAGATGGACTAACTATCTTAGACCAGACATCAAGAGAGGCAAATTCAGCTCCCAAGAGGAGAAGGCCATTATTCGACTCCACGCCCTTCTTGGCAACAG GTGGTCAGCAATAGCAACCCATCTGCCAAAGAGAACAGACAACGAGATTAAGAACTACTGGAACACCCGCCTGAAGAAGCGGTTGACCCGGATGGGGATCGACCCGGCCACCCACAAGCCGAAGGAGAACCTGGGCGGTTCGGCCCAGTCGAGGCAGGCGGCCGTAGTGAGCCACATGGCCCAGTGGGAGACCGCCCGCCTCGAGGCAGAGGCCCGCCTGGTCCGGGAGTCGAAGCTTCTGTCGAAGCTTCAACTCCTCTACAAGATCGCGGCGCCGGTGCCTCCTCAGCAGGCACCGGCGCCCGTGTGCCTAGACGTGCTCAAGGCGTGGGAAGCCTCCAACGGCGGCGGCAGCCTATTCATGCACGACTCGCCGACTTCAACCCTAAACTTGGGGAGAGTAAACGAGTACGTGCGAGAGAGGGGCAATTTGATGCAGGAGAATAGTTGTTTGAATTCTATTAACAATGTAGAAGGATCCATGGATGCTACATTGCTGAGCTCCGATTGCTACAACAGCTCTTACGCCGGAGAGTTTGaagacaacaagtattattggAATGAATTGCTTAATTTAGTGAGTTCGCCTGTGGAATCACCTGCTTTTTAG